A DNA window from Fodinibius sp. Rm-B-1B1-1 contains the following coding sequences:
- a CDS encoding DUF3095 domain-containing protein gives MSNSAQFYANLPVIESFFDASNPKNFHRLPDNWLVAVTDIVDSTQAIQNDRYKEVNILGASPIVAIFNLAGRNEIPFTFGGDGSTFCVPPCLRDETKQILGASKKIGQVEYDLDLRAALIPVSYIRDRGHNIQVARYQASEYYTQAVFSGGGLSFAEDLLKKSAAKQFSIPTLDDAEQVDFSGLECRWQEVKQPQNEVITMLVQANPALNQSEKIYPQVLQKMRATFGFDDKTNPINTSGLTMNLSPTKLMGEAKIRTYGRGWIKRMGYILKVQLQTIIGKILMALGYKTSATNWELYKSDLAMNSDHRKFDDMLRVVISGSTSQRQEFVNFLDQKYKEGALAYGIHLSNAAMITCMVFEYHRDHIHFVDGSGGGYVSAAKQLKERLHNLSQD, from the coding sequence GTGTCAAACAGCGCACAATTTTATGCTAATCTGCCGGTTATTGAGAGTTTTTTCGACGCCTCAAACCCCAAAAACTTCCACAGGTTACCGGATAACTGGCTCGTTGCTGTCACAGATATTGTCGACTCTACACAGGCAATCCAAAACGACCGCTATAAAGAAGTAAATATTTTAGGGGCCTCACCCATTGTAGCCATTTTTAATCTTGCCGGACGCAATGAAATCCCCTTTACCTTTGGCGGAGACGGTTCCACATTTTGTGTCCCTCCCTGTCTGCGTGACGAAACCAAACAAATTTTAGGTGCCAGTAAAAAAATTGGTCAAGTCGAATACGATCTGGATTTACGGGCTGCCCTCATTCCTGTCTCTTATATCCGGGATCGAGGCCACAACATCCAGGTCGCCCGATATCAAGCTTCTGAATATTATACCCAAGCCGTATTTTCAGGCGGGGGACTCAGCTTTGCGGAAGACCTGCTCAAAAAATCGGCGGCAAAACAATTCAGTATCCCAACGTTAGATGATGCCGAACAAGTTGACTTTAGCGGATTAGAATGCCGCTGGCAAGAAGTAAAACAGCCACAAAACGAAGTCATCACCATGCTGGTCCAAGCCAATCCGGCATTGAATCAGTCCGAAAAAATTTATCCCCAAGTACTTCAAAAAATGCGCGCCACGTTTGGCTTCGATGACAAAACGAATCCCATTAATACTTCCGGACTGACAATGAATTTATCACCAACGAAACTTATGGGAGAGGCCAAGATACGCACCTATGGGCGGGGCTGGATTAAGCGCATGGGATATATCCTGAAGGTCCAACTGCAAACAATTATTGGCAAAATTTTGATGGCGCTGGGATACAAAACATCAGCCACAAACTGGGAACTCTATAAATCAGATCTGGCTATGAACTCGGACCACCGTAAATTTGACGACATGCTTCGTGTCGTCATCAGTGGTAGTACATCACAGCGGCAAGAGTTTGTCAACTTTCTTGATCAAAAGTATAAAGAGGGTGCCTTAGCCTACGGTATCCACCTTTCGAATGCCGCCATGATCACTTGCATGGTTTTTGAATATCACCGGGATCATATTCACTTTGTAGACGGCAGCGGAGGAGGGTACGTATCAGCTGCCAAACAACTCAAAGAACGATTGCACAACCTTTCACAAGATTAG
- a CDS encoding Hsp20/alpha crystallin family protein, protein MRQNNFPTLLNNRSQKTNTLRFSDMLDEIMEDAFSWSKGTFVPELNVYETDKEFEITVALPGMSKEDIDIGFENNTITISGERELKEENGKKYHRIESRFGKFERSLPLPNVIDEENISASYDNGVLTVTVPKLKEKAGKKIEVK, encoded by the coding sequence ATGAGACAAAACAACTTTCCAACGTTGTTAAATAACCGAAGCCAAAAGACGAATACCCTTCGATTCTCTGATATGCTCGACGAGATTATGGAGGATGCATTTTCGTGGAGCAAGGGCACATTTGTTCCCGAACTTAACGTTTATGAGACCGATAAGGAGTTCGAAATTACGGTTGCTCTACCGGGAATGAGTAAAGAGGATATTGATATCGGCTTCGAAAACAATACCATTACTATTAGCGGTGAGCGTGAGTTAAAAGAAGAAAACGGTAAAAAATACCACCGCATCGAAAGCCGTTTTGGCAAGTTTGAGCGTTCACTACCGCTACCAAACGTCATTGATGAAGAAAACATCAGTGCCAGCTATGATAATGGCGTTTTAACAGTTACAGTACCAAAACTAAAAGAGAAGGCTGGTAAAAAGATTGAAGTGAAATAA
- a CDS encoding DoxX family protein, whose translation MLDRLRSSKLGEFVDTGISLAVFRILVAAFMLFGHGWGKLMDVFSWNIQFGDPIGIGPTASLILAAFAEGICSLLIIAGFWTRFAASVLSINMFVAIFFYHIPNGDPLFGGYELAAVYLVSFMFLFLIGPGKYSVDSE comes from the coding sequence ATGTTAGATCGATTACGTTCTTCGAAGTTAGGTGAATTTGTAGATACCGGAATTTCATTAGCTGTTTTTCGGATTTTGGTCGCAGCTTTTATGTTATTTGGTCATGGTTGGGGAAAACTTATGGATGTATTTAGTTGGAATATTCAATTTGGAGATCCCATTGGTATTGGTCCAACCGCATCCCTTATTCTTGCTGCTTTTGCCGAGGGGATTTGTTCATTACTAATTATTGCCGGCTTTTGGACACGATTTGCGGCATCGGTTTTATCAATAAATATGTTTGTAGCAATTTTCTTTTATCATATTCCCAACGGTGATCCTTTATTTGGTGGTTATGAACTTGCAGCTGTTTATTTGGTATCATTTATGTTCCTCTTTTTAATTGGCCCTGGAAAGTATTCGGTTGATAGTGAGTAA
- a CDS encoding MliC family protein, translating into MRPRVIVSIALLLCFIVFGCNNEGDTRKESNKSSRESSVHIPKFDTVSTDQVFVYNCADSLEFTAHVMPDSAWLFLADTTVKTLATRSASGARYEGGKYLYWSKGSEAILQKPKGSFMQCRSVTQERSWAAAELRGIDFRALGQEPGWIIEIRQNEQTQYIGNYGKDTLYFSTPKPRRNNSGNTTYDMRGKNNTLNVTITDSSCTDTMSGFEYPQTVAITVNDTTTYNGCGRYLN; encoded by the coding sequence ATGAGACCCAGAGTAATAGTCTCCATTGCACTTTTACTATGCTTTATTGTGTTCGGATGTAATAATGAGGGAGATACCAGAAAGGAAAGCAACAAGTCATCCCGAGAATCCTCGGTTCATATTCCTAAGTTTGATACGGTCAGTACTGATCAGGTTTTTGTATATAATTGTGCCGACTCTTTGGAATTTACTGCTCATGTTATGCCCGATAGTGCTTGGCTCTTTTTAGCGGATACAACGGTGAAGACCCTTGCTACACGTTCGGCTTCCGGAGCCCGGTACGAAGGGGGAAAATACCTATATTGGAGTAAAGGAAGCGAAGCCATTCTCCAAAAGCCGAAGGGCTCATTTATGCAGTGTCGATCTGTTACTCAAGAAAGATCTTGGGCAGCGGCGGAGCTTCGCGGAATTGATTTTCGGGCATTGGGACAAGAACCCGGCTGGATTATAGAAATAAGGCAAAATGAGCAAACCCAATATATAGGTAACTACGGAAAGGATACCCTGTATTTTTCTACCCCGAAACCCCGGCGTAATAATAGCGGTAATACCACCTATGATATGCGGGGCAAGAATAACACCCTTAATGTAACTATTACGGATAGTTCTTGTACCGATACTATGAGTGGTTTCGAGTATCCCCAGACAGTAGCCATAACAGTAAATGATACAACCACATATAATGGCTGTGGTCGATATCTAAATTAA
- a CDS encoding choice-of-anchor V domain-containing protein: MIRLFILPVVTLLVAFSYIEFTQGARGETAEKTSVNIYPEHLTGAFTGGFGEETCRSCHFDYDLNPGGGSLSLSGIPEKLLEGETVEIKIKVEHDELGAAGFQLSARYEDGSQAGEFMIEDDRLMFSDAVPDSLQYVQHSSEGTKPSQENKNSWTVRWAVPDNPKGFVIFNIAANAANGDQSEFGDYIYTREVYAEF; this comes from the coding sequence ATGATTCGATTATTCATACTTCCGGTCGTAACCCTTTTGGTGGCTTTTTCATACATAGAATTTACTCAAGGGGCGAGGGGGGAAACGGCAGAAAAAACATCAGTCAATATTTACCCCGAGCATTTAACTGGTGCTTTTACTGGTGGATTTGGAGAAGAAACTTGTCGCAGCTGTCACTTCGATTATGATCTCAATCCCGGTGGTGGAAGTCTTTCCCTGTCTGGGATTCCCGAAAAATTATTGGAGGGAGAAACAGTTGAAATAAAGATTAAAGTAGAGCACGATGAATTGGGCGCAGCGGGGTTTCAGCTATCGGCGCGATATGAAGACGGCTCGCAGGCCGGGGAATTTATGATTGAAGATGATCGTCTGATGTTTAGTGATGCTGTGCCTGACTCACTACAATACGTGCAACATAGCAGTGAAGGCACAAAACCATCCCAAGAAAACAAAAACAGCTGGACAGTACGATGGGCGGTGCCCGATAACCCGAAAGGTTTTGTTATCTTTAATATTGCCGCAAATGCGGCTAATGGAGACCAGTCGGAATTTGGGGATTATATCTACACCCGAGAAGTGTATGCCGAGTTTTAA
- a CDS encoding serine hydrolase domain-containing protein — protein MRALRLKNVLLGLLVVVGTQVVALGQSSPAFDRQKLDTYLEKLGEENKMMGVLTIDSAGSGGYHKTVGFRDIDNNSRANRETTYRIGSITKTYTTTLIMQLVDEGELSLSTSLADYYPQMPQAEQITIEHLLRHQSGLYNFTNASDYPGWMTEPRSKDELLEIFYEDDPQFEPGSQTSYSNTNYVLLQFVLEDITGQSYSDLLQKRIVEPLNLQHTHYGDAIEPQNNEALSYQGKDGQWQLAPETDLSIPGGAGAVVSTNDEMITFIRALFDGKLVSQESLDKMTDIKQGFGIGLTKVPFNERYAFGHNGGIDGFQSHLSYFPEEDVAIALTTNGLQYSMNDILIGALSIYFGRDFKIPSFDEKTITLSVDQMKKYVGTYTTNQLPIDIEVFIEKETLKAQATGQQAFPLTANSKTKFRFDPAGVVMEFDSLNGGQYQQFILNQAGGSYPFIRKETSNN, from the coding sequence ATGAGAGCGCTTCGATTAAAAAATGTACTGTTGGGATTGCTGGTAGTTGTTGGAACGCAAGTGGTGGCTTTGGGACAGTCGTCACCAGCATTTGATCGTCAGAAGCTGGATACCTATCTGGAAAAGTTAGGGGAAGAAAATAAGATGATGGGAGTGCTAACCATCGATTCGGCCGGCAGTGGGGGGTATCATAAAACAGTTGGTTTTCGGGATATAGACAATAATTCTCGGGCTAATCGGGAAACTACTTACCGTATTGGATCAATTACGAAAACCTATACGACTACCTTAATCATGCAGCTGGTGGATGAAGGAGAGCTTTCGTTGTCAACTTCGCTGGCTGACTATTACCCCCAAATGCCACAAGCGGAGCAGATCACCATTGAGCATTTACTTCGTCACCAGTCTGGCCTGTATAATTTTACGAATGCCTCAGATTATCCCGGTTGGATGACCGAGCCGCGATCAAAGGATGAGTTGTTAGAAATATTCTATGAGGATGATCCCCAGTTTGAGCCGGGCAGTCAAACCAGCTATAGCAATACTAATTATGTATTGTTGCAGTTTGTTTTAGAGGATATTACGGGACAAAGTTATTCTGATCTGCTCCAAAAACGTATTGTTGAGCCATTGAATCTTCAGCACACGCACTATGGGGATGCAATTGAGCCTCAAAATAACGAAGCCCTTTCGTATCAGGGTAAGGATGGGCAATGGCAGTTAGCTCCCGAAACCGACTTAAGTATTCCCGGTGGTGCTGGAGCAGTTGTATCTACCAATGACGAGATGATTACCTTTATTCGAGCACTTTTTGATGGAAAACTCGTATCACAAGAATCATTGGATAAAATGACTGACATTAAGCAGGGATTTGGGATAGGGCTCACCAAGGTGCCATTTAATGAGCGATATGCGTTTGGTCATAACGGAGGTATTGATGGATTTCAGTCGCACCTCTCCTATTTTCCGGAAGAGGATGTTGCTATAGCTTTGACAACCAACGGGCTGCAATACAGCATGAATGATATTTTGATTGGAGCGCTGAGTATTTATTTCGGTCGAGATTTCAAAATTCCTTCTTTTGATGAGAAGACTATTACTCTAAGTGTTGATCAGATGAAAAAATATGTTGGCACTTATACTACTAATCAACTGCCCATAGATATTGAAGTGTTTATTGAGAAGGAAACCCTAAAGGCGCAGGCGACGGGTCAGCAAGCTTTTCCACTCACGGCTAACAGTAAAACTAAGTTTCGATTTGATCCAGCGGGGGTGGTGATGGAATTTGATTCCCTTAACGGAGGACAATATCAGCAGTTTATATTGAACCAGGCGGGTGGATCGTATCCATTTATACGAAAAGAAACCTCAAATAATTAA
- a CDS encoding MFS transporter, with protein sequence MNYLSFALREKRILSFGLSFTFMSSFGQTFLISLFVPYFLQDFSLSNATFGSLYSVATLASAGVLPYLGRWIDHLPLRQYSLMVASGLLVASLTVALSWHVALLFVGLMLLRLSGQGLSSHTAQTAMARYFVHQRGKALSISSLGYPIGEGVLPLVIAGLLGVLSWLTTWGVIVLTIALFFIPLVRFILKKQEFEEPEEEESSVVNSDSSWDIYKMLASDYRMWLVTPAVLLPPFWATGLFLYQVSIAEQLGWSATLIATAFMGLAISRIISSICIGPVIDYFSARIVFPYYVLPFGAGLVFAYFHPGSWSAFVYMLLIGVTMGMGSNIKSALWAELFGTDIIGTVRSLFSSLMVLSTALCPFLMGWAIDAGMAMESIIFIAIVTIGVATIAAYAAFNFSTPAEEYSQ encoded by the coding sequence GTGAATTACCTCAGTTTTGCCCTGCGAGAAAAACGAATCCTCTCGTTTGGCTTGTCTTTTACCTTTATGTCCAGCTTTGGACAAACCTTTTTGATCTCCCTTTTTGTCCCCTATTTCCTGCAGGATTTTTCCTTGTCAAATGCTACTTTCGGCAGTTTGTACTCTGTAGCCACACTTGCCAGTGCTGGTGTATTACCCTACTTAGGCCGGTGGATTGATCATCTGCCCCTCCGGCAGTATAGCTTGATGGTTGCCTCGGGTTTACTGGTTGCCAGCTTGACGGTAGCCCTTTCGTGGCATGTGGCACTGTTATTTGTGGGATTAATGCTGCTACGCCTGTCGGGACAGGGGCTTAGTAGTCACACGGCCCAGACGGCCATGGCTCGATATTTTGTCCACCAGCGAGGCAAAGCTTTGAGTATTTCGAGCCTTGGTTATCCTATTGGAGAGGGAGTGTTGCCGTTGGTAATTGCTGGACTGCTTGGGGTATTGAGTTGGCTAACGACCTGGGGGGTCATTGTACTTACGATAGCTTTGTTTTTTATTCCCTTGGTACGCTTTATTCTAAAGAAGCAGGAATTTGAAGAACCCGAAGAAGAGGAATCATCTGTTGTAAACTCAGATAGTAGCTGGGATATCTACAAAATGTTAGCCAGTGACTATCGCATGTGGCTGGTAACTCCAGCTGTGTTGCTTCCCCCCTTTTGGGCAACAGGATTGTTTTTATATCAGGTGTCTATTGCTGAGCAGCTGGGGTGGTCGGCAACGCTTATCGCAACAGCTTTTATGGGACTTGCAATAAGCCGGATTATCAGCTCTATTTGCATCGGACCCGTTATCGATTACTTTAGTGCTCGTATTGTTTTTCCCTATTATGTGTTGCCATTTGGTGCTGGTTTGGTCTTCGCATACTTTCATCCCGGTAGTTGGTCAGCTTTTGTTTACATGTTACTCATTGGGGTAACCATGGGAATGGGCAGTAATATAAAATCAGCATTATGGGCCGAACTTTTTGGTACGGATATCATTGGAACGGTGCGCTCCTTATTTTCTTCGCTAATGGTATTGAGTACAGCTCTTTGTCCATTTTTAATGGGTTGGGCCATTGATGCCGGCATGGCTATGGAATCAATTATATTTATTGCTATTGTCACGATTGGCGTTGCGACAATAGCGGCGTATGCCGCTTTTAACTTCTCAACACCAGCAGAAGAATACAGCCAATGA